A window from Flavobacterium sp. 83 encodes these proteins:
- a CDS encoding UpxY family transcription antiterminator translates to MNWYVVYTKPKWEKKVAEQLRNIGIECYCPLITQVRQWSDRKKKVEVPLFNSYVFVQLPEASRNLVFQSSGAVRYLFWLGKPAIVRDEEINIIKKGLDSSIDCEISLVPFQVGDKIELDSGPFSNQTAIVQEVNNTHYILVLESLGCVLKMKFK, encoded by the coding sequence ATGAATTGGTATGTAGTGTATACAAAACCTAAATGGGAGAAAAAAGTAGCGGAACAATTGAGGAATATTGGAATCGAATGTTATTGCCCCTTGATTACACAAGTCCGTCAATGGTCTGATAGAAAAAAGAAGGTTGAAGTGCCACTTTTTAATTCTTATGTTTTCGTTCAATTGCCAGAAGCTTCCAGGAATTTAGTATTTCAGTCATCTGGAGCCGTACGATATTTATTTTGGTTAGGAAAACCGGCAATTGTGAGGGATGAAGAAATCAATATTATTAAAAAAGGCCTTGACAGTTCTATTGATTGTGAAATTTCGTTAGTTCCATTTCAAGTTGGTGATAAGATTGAACTGGATTCAGGACCATTTTCAAATCAAACTGCAATAGTTCAAGAGGTAAATAATACCCACTATATTTTAGTATTGGAATCACTAGGATGTGTTTTGAAAATGAAATTTAAGTAG
- a CDS encoding nucleotide sugar dehydrogenase, producing MKITKICCIGAGYVGGPTMAVIAQKCPHIQVTVVDLNEERIAAWNDENVDNIPIYEPGLSEVVAVARGRNLFFSTDVEKAIDEAQIIFISVNTPTKTYGKGKGMAADLKYIELCARQIARISKDNKIVVEKSTLPVRTAEAIKSILDNTGNGVQFQILSNPEFLAEGTAVQDLLNPDRILIGGDPSDDGQKAIQALVDVYSNWVAADKIVTTNVWSSELSKLTANAFLAQRISSINAMSELCEKTGADVNEVARAIGMDSRIGSKFLKASVGFGGSCFQKDILNLVYIAKSYGLNEVADYWEQVIILNDHQKRRFSNNIVQTLYNTVSDKKITFLGWAFKKDTNDTRESAAIYVADDLINENAKIAVYDPKVSRKKVLADLDYLDTRAASKNETSILSFESPYEACAGAHAIAILTEWNEFVQYDWQKIYDSMQKPAFVFDGRNILDGPTLEAIGFVYQSIGS from the coding sequence ATGAAAATTACAAAAATTTGTTGCATTGGAGCTGGATATGTTGGAGGCCCTACTATGGCAGTAATTGCTCAAAAATGCCCACACATACAAGTAACGGTTGTTGACTTAAACGAAGAAAGAATTGCTGCATGGAATGATGAAAATGTGGATAATATTCCAATTTATGAACCAGGACTTTCTGAAGTTGTTGCTGTGGCAAGAGGGAGAAACTTGTTTTTTTCTACTGATGTAGAAAAAGCGATTGACGAGGCTCAAATTATCTTCATATCCGTAAATACGCCTACTAAAACTTATGGAAAAGGGAAAGGAATGGCAGCTGATTTGAAATATATTGAATTATGTGCGAGACAAATAGCCAGAATATCAAAAGATAATAAAATAGTTGTTGAAAAATCGACTCTTCCGGTAAGAACAGCCGAGGCAATTAAAAGTATCTTGGATAATACCGGAAATGGTGTTCAGTTTCAAATTCTTTCAAATCCTGAGTTTTTGGCTGAAGGAACTGCAGTTCAGGATTTATTGAATCCAGATAGAATATTAATCGGTGGAGATCCTTCTGATGATGGTCAAAAAGCGATACAAGCACTTGTTGACGTTTATTCGAATTGGGTTGCTGCAGATAAAATAGTAACTACTAATGTATGGTCATCAGAATTATCAAAACTGACTGCTAATGCCTTTTTAGCACAACGGATTTCTTCAATTAATGCCATGTCAGAACTTTGTGAAAAAACGGGTGCTGATGTGAATGAAGTTGCCAGAGCTATCGGAATGGATAGCAGAATAGGGTCAAAATTCTTGAAAGCTTCCGTTGGTTTTGGAGGGTCTTGTTTTCAAAAAGACATATTAAACTTGGTTTATATTGCAAAATCCTACGGATTGAATGAAGTCGCTGATTATTGGGAACAAGTAATTATATTGAATGATCATCAAAAAAGACGTTTCTCTAATAATATTGTTCAAACACTTTATAATACGGTTTCTGATAAAAAAATAACTTTTCTGGGTTGGGCTTTCAAAAAAGACACTAATGATACTAGAGAATCAGCAGCTATTTATGTTGCAGATGATTTGATTAATGAAAATGCCAAAATTGCAGTTTATGATCCAAAAGTTTCCAGAAAAAAAGTTCTCGCTGATTTAGATTATTTAGATACTAGAGCTGCTTCAAAGAATGAAACTAGTATACTTTCTTTTGAGAGCCCTTATGAAGCTTGCGCCGGTGCCCACGCAATAGCTATACTTACTGAATGGAATGAATTTGTACAGTATGACTGGCAAAAAATTTATGACTCCATGCAAAAACCAGCATTTGTATTTGATGGAAGAAATATACTGGATGGTCCAACTCTGGAAGCGATTGGTTTTGTTTATCAGTCAATTGGGTCTTAG
- a CDS encoding SDR family oxidoreductase, whose protein sequence is MKEETKSTLLITGGAGFIGSNLCEYFLSKGHRVICFDNFSTGYRHNLKDFINNVNFRLIEGDIRNATDCHNAVKGVDYVLHQAALGSVPRSIIDPITTNEVNVSGFLNMLVASRDAKVKRFIYAASSSTYGDSMGLPKVEEVIGKPLSPYAITKYVNELYAEIFSRTYGLETIGLRYFNVFGRKQDPNGSYAAVIPKFVMQLMQLESPKINGDGNFSRDFTYIDNVIQMNELAMLTKNPDAVNTVYNTAYGDRNTLNNLIDYLKEFLSVYDKRIANVTVEYGPNRVGDIPHSLASIDKAKALLGYNPQYSMQEGLKQAVSWYWENLK, encoded by the coding sequence ATGAAAGAAGAGACAAAAAGTACACTTTTAATAACTGGTGGAGCTGGGTTTATAGGGTCTAATCTTTGTGAATATTTTTTATCTAAAGGGCATAGAGTTATTTGTTTTGATAATTTTTCGACTGGATACAGACATAATTTAAAGGACTTCATCAATAATGTTAACTTTCGTTTAATAGAAGGTGATATTCGTAATGCAACTGATTGTCATAATGCAGTAAAAGGTGTCGATTATGTTTTGCATCAGGCTGCTTTGGGTTCTGTACCGCGTTCTATAATTGATCCAATTACTACGAATGAAGTAAATGTTTCGGGTTTTTTGAACATGCTTGTCGCTTCTCGTGATGCCAAGGTAAAACGATTTATTTACGCCGCAAGTTCTTCTACTTATGGGGATTCTATGGGGTTGCCAAAGGTAGAAGAGGTGATTGGAAAACCACTTTCGCCTTATGCAATAACAAAGTATGTTAACGAGCTGTATGCTGAAATATTCAGCAGAACCTATGGTTTGGAAACAATAGGATTGCGTTATTTTAATGTTTTTGGAAGGAAACAAGATCCTAATGGATCTTATGCTGCTGTTATTCCAAAATTTGTAATGCAACTTATGCAATTGGAAAGTCCAAAAATAAATGGTGATGGGAACTTTTCTCGGGATTTCACTTATATTGATAATGTGATTCAAATGAATGAGTTGGCCATGCTTACAAAAAATCCAGATGCTGTAAATACCGTTTATAATACTGCTTATGGGGATAGAAATACATTGAATAATTTAATTGATTATTTAAAGGAATTTTTATCGGTATATGATAAAAGAATTGCTAATGTTACAGTAGAATATGGGCCTAATAGAGTTGGAGATATTCCACATTCTTTAGCAAGCATTGATAAGGCCAAAGCATTATTAGGGTATAATCCACAATATTCTATGCAAGAAGGATTGAAACAAGCTGTAAGTTGGTATTGGGAGAATCTTAAATAA
- a CDS encoding polysaccharide biosynthesis tyrosine autokinase encodes MLDIKDFSIFENQVSFDFKGFLIKIGSYWKWFLLSLLITFTVAYQVNIRKEKIYGMETLISVKEESNPLFTSNTSLVFNWGGTSDQVQTISTTLQSRSHNELVVDKLQYYISYLIKGKYNLEDAYGSVPFYVNIDKSKGQLAGNLIGIKFLSENVYEIRIPFESQNVSLITYSNNSYSNTAVATGDFVKKYKVGQQVSLPFLNWKLQINDNPGFYKGKEYFVQFNDFNGTVASYRGVSVKSDDKGGSIITLGMQGTNKARMVEYLNATVNMLIKRQLDSKNQFATNTIAFIDSTLIAMESQLKETGNELKSFRKDKNIFDVEDGGAKFSEKILEFDVTKDEVTRKIAYYNSLKSYLKNSVDYSKLPAPSVAGIEDPNIVANVSKLIALSGQRSEMAYAVKSDKIFKDFDNQMEAVKNVLLENIATAKSSLQYDLAIVSSKINETEGTIKKLPEDQQELIKIKRKYDLSDNIYSTFLQKRSEADIVKAANLSDIHFIDPAKDVGGGLVGPKTSVNYVLALFLGILFPLLFVFAVFFVNNSIQNTEDISKSTLIPLIGVIGVNKENTNLAVNEKPKSALSESFRAIRSSLQFLYKQQNVDGAKTLMITSSVSGEGKTFCSINIATVFALSEKKTVVIGLDLRKPKLATEFNLSNEVGIVNYLIKQKTVDEIINHTHIPNLDVVLSGPVPPNPSEMIMSEGMKELIEELKKKYDYIILDTPPVGLVSDALELAQYCDVTLYIVRQNFTKKEMITLLNNRVKRGELNNTSIILNGFENKAKYGAGYGYGYGYGYGYGTYSNGYHEEDKPKSIFKKVVDKFRKKTT; translated from the coding sequence ATGTTAGATATAAAAGATTTTTCGATTTTTGAAAATCAAGTTAGTTTTGACTTCAAGGGATTCTTAATAAAAATCGGAAGTTATTGGAAGTGGTTTTTACTGAGTTTACTAATCACTTTTACGGTTGCTTACCAAGTTAATATTCGTAAAGAAAAAATTTACGGAATGGAAACACTTATTTCTGTAAAAGAAGAGAGTAATCCTCTGTTTACATCTAATACGAGTTTAGTTTTTAACTGGGGTGGAACTTCAGATCAGGTTCAAACCATTTCAACCACATTACAGTCCAGATCGCATAATGAGTTAGTTGTGGACAAACTACAGTATTATATTAGTTATTTAATTAAAGGTAAATATAATCTTGAAGATGCCTATGGTTCCGTTCCTTTCTATGTAAATATTGATAAATCAAAAGGGCAATTAGCGGGAAATCTTATTGGAATTAAATTTTTGAGTGAAAATGTATATGAAATCAGAATCCCATTTGAAAGTCAAAACGTTTCATTAATAACCTATTCCAATAATTCATATAGTAATACTGCTGTTGCGACTGGTGATTTTGTGAAAAAGTATAAGGTAGGACAACAAGTGTCATTACCTTTTTTGAATTGGAAATTACAAATAAATGATAATCCTGGTTTTTATAAAGGGAAAGAATATTTTGTACAATTTAATGATTTTAATGGAACAGTAGCTTCTTATAGAGGTGTAAGCGTTAAATCAGATGATAAAGGGGGGTCTATAATTACTTTGGGTATGCAAGGAACCAATAAAGCGAGAATGGTCGAGTATTTGAATGCAACTGTCAATATGCTTATAAAAAGGCAATTAGATAGCAAGAATCAGTTTGCGACAAATACAATAGCTTTTATTGATAGTACATTGATTGCCATGGAATCTCAACTAAAGGAAACTGGAAATGAGTTGAAATCTTTTAGAAAAGATAAAAATATATTTGATGTAGAAGATGGAGGCGCCAAGTTTTCAGAAAAAATTCTTGAATTTGATGTTACAAAAGATGAAGTAACGCGTAAAATAGCGTATTATAATTCGTTAAAGTCATACTTGAAAAATAGCGTAGATTATTCGAAACTTCCGGCGCCTTCAGTAGCAGGGATTGAAGATCCAAATATCGTTGCTAATGTTTCGAAATTGATTGCATTGTCTGGACAAAGATCTGAAATGGCATATGCAGTGAAAAGCGATAAAATATTCAAGGATTTTGATAATCAAATGGAGGCGGTTAAAAATGTTTTATTAGAAAATATTGCTACAGCTAAATCCTCTTTACAGTATGATTTAGCCATAGTAAGTAGTAAAATTAATGAAACGGAAGGTACGATAAAAAAGCTTCCTGAAGATCAACAAGAGCTTATCAAGATTAAACGAAAATACGATTTAAGTGATAATATTTACAGCACGTTTCTTCAAAAAAGAAGTGAAGCTGATATTGTGAAAGCTGCAAATTTATCAGATATCCATTTTATTGACCCTGCAAAAGATGTTGGAGGAGGTCTTGTTGGACCCAAAACATCCGTTAATTATGTATTAGCATTATTTCTGGGAATATTGTTTCCGTTACTTTTTGTCTTTGCTGTTTTCTTTGTCAATAATTCAATTCAAAACACAGAGGATATAAGCAAGTCAACGTTAATTCCTTTAATAGGGGTTATTGGGGTAAATAAAGAAAATACTAATTTAGCAGTAAATGAAAAGCCTAAATCAGCTTTATCTGAATCTTTTAGAGCTATTCGTTCGTCACTTCAATTTTTGTATAAACAACAAAATGTAGACGGAGCAAAGACACTCATGATAACATCATCGGTAAGTGGTGAGGGGAAAACATTTTGTTCAATAAATATTGCTACAGTATTTGCTCTTAGCGAGAAAAAAACGGTAGTTATTGGTCTTGATTTAAGAAAACCGAAATTAGCAACTGAATTTAATTTATCTAATGAAGTTGGGATTGTAAATTATCTAATTAAGCAAAAAACAGTTGATGAAATCATAAATCATACCCATATTCCCAATCTGGATGTTGTTCTTTCGGGGCCGGTTCCTCCTAATCCTTCTGAAATGATTATGAGTGAAGGTATGAAAGAATTAATCGAAGAGTTAAAGAAAAAATACGACTATATTATATTAGATACCCCTCCAGTTGGTTTGGTGTCGGATGCGTTGGAATTAGCTCAATATTGTGATGTTACCTTATATATAGTAAGGCAAAATTTTACTAAAAAGGAAATGATAACATTGTTAAACAACAGAGTAAAGCGTGGTGAGTTAAACAATACCAGTATTATTTTAAATGGTTTTGAGAATAAAGCTAAATACGGTGCAGGATATGGTTACGGTTATGGCTATGGTTACGGCTATGGAACGTATTCAAATGGATATCATGAAGAGGATAAACCAAAATCTATATTTAAAAAAGTAGTAGATAAATTTCGTAAAAAAACGACTTAA
- a CDS encoding polysaccharide biosynthesis/export family protein — translation MSKSGLYLLLIISVLFSSCISTRDLIYLQKKNNSQEDTSIAVVESKPYRLQTNDVLSVTIKAIDPKLVAIFSPTTEGSVGAKSEAGLYFDGFTVDDHGNIRIPILGELNVIGYTLDEIRVRIEKQLLAEYFNKQANIFVTVRLAGLRYTINGEIGGPGTKTLFQDNVTILEAIANSGDITITGNRKAVTIMRKTPTGVQMQDLDLTDINVMKSPYYYLQPNDYIYIKPLKQKTWGTGKTGIESLGTIITLLSLATTTFLLLKK, via the coding sequence ATGAGCAAATCCGGTCTCTATTTATTACTAATTATTAGTGTGTTGTTTTCTTCCTGTATTTCAACTCGAGATTTAATCTACCTTCAAAAAAAGAATAACTCACAAGAAGACACTTCAATTGCCGTTGTGGAGTCAAAACCATATAGGTTACAAACTAATGATGTTTTGAGTGTTACCATAAAAGCAATTGATCCAAAATTAGTGGCTATTTTTAGTCCAACAACTGAGGGCAGTGTTGGAGCTAAATCAGAAGCAGGGTTGTACTTTGATGGTTTTACCGTTGATGATCATGGTAATATAAGAATTCCTATTTTAGGGGAATTAAATGTCATAGGTTATACATTGGATGAAATTAGAGTCAGAATTGAAAAACAACTGTTAGCGGAATATTTTAATAAACAAGCGAATATTTTTGTGACAGTTAGATTAGCAGGTTTGCGTTATACTATCAATGGAGAAATCGGTGGGCCAGGTACAAAAACATTATTTCAAGATAATGTAACTATTTTGGAAGCTATTGCTAATTCTGGTGATATTACTATTACCGGAAATAGAAAGGCCGTTACTATAATGAGAAAAACACCTACTGGTGTTCAGATGCAGGATTTAGATCTTACTGATATAAATGTGATGAAATCGCCATATTATTACTTGCAACCCAATGATTATATTTATATAAAACCACTCAAACAGAAAACTTGGGGAACTGGAAAAACAGGGATAGAATCGTTAGGCACAATTATAACATTGTTATCACTTGCCACAACTACCTTTTTACTATTAAAAAAATAA
- the recR gene encoding recombination mediator RecR: protein MEFSSKLIEKAVNEMSQLPGIGKRTALRLVLHLLKQPKEQTSFLSQALVAMREDIKYCNSCNNISDSVLCEICSNKSRNHQIICIVEDIRDVMAIENTGQFRGIYHVLGGKISPIDGVGPSQLNIITLVEKVKSGSVNEIIFALSSTMEGDTTNFYIYKQIADCEIVISTIARGISVGDELEYADEVTLGRSILHRVPFEKSFKNN from the coding sequence ATGGAATTTTCTTCAAAACTTATAGAAAAAGCAGTTAACGAAATGTCTCAGTTACCGGGAATAGGTAAACGAACAGCATTAAGATTAGTACTGCATTTATTGAAACAGCCCAAAGAGCAAACTAGTTTTTTGTCCCAAGCTTTGGTTGCTATGCGTGAGGATATTAAGTATTGTAACAGCTGTAATAATATATCCGATAGTGTATTGTGTGAAATTTGTTCAAATAAAAGTAGAAATCATCAAATTATTTGCATCGTAGAAGATATTCGTGATGTAATGGCTATTGAGAATACAGGGCAATTTAGAGGTATTTATCACGTTCTTGGAGGTAAAATTTCTCCTATTGATGGAGTAGGGCCTAGTCAGTTGAATATTATTACGTTAGTCGAGAAGGTGAAATCAGGAAGTGTAAACGAAATCATTTTTGCTTTAAGCTCCACAATGGAGGGTGATACCACTAACTTTTATATTTACAAGCAAATTGCCGATTGTGAAATAGTTATTTCAACAATCGCAAGAGGAATTTCAGTTGGTGATGAATTAGAGTATGCAGATGAAGTTACTTTAGGGAGAAGTATATTGCATAGAGTGCCTTTTGAAAAGTCTTTTAAAAATAATTAA
- a CDS encoding sodium:solute symporter — protein MTPSTILLLIIVYFGILFYISHTVSKKDSGNDAFFKANKNSKWYLVAFGMIGTALSGVTFISVPGEVGAPSGEQFKYFQFVLGNAIGFIIIAKVLLPLYYRMNLTSIYGYIEHRLGIYSYKTAATIFLISRTIGSSFRLYLVVIVLQRYVFDFYEIPFAVTVLISLALIFAYTYRGGLKTIIITDTLQTFFLVSSVFLTIFFICRSLNLNIFQAFEEVKNSNYSKVFFFEDFVSNKFHFAKQILGGIFVTIAMVGLDQDLMQKNLSCKNIGEAQKNMFTFTGIFVAINIFFLSVGALLYIYANKNGIEVPSDLVTGKPRTDLLFPEIAFHHLALIPSVVFLLGLTAATFATTDSALTALTTSFCVDFLRMDKAENLNKPNIVRTRHFVHIAFSFLMFLVIIFFNAINDSSVVGMIFRAASYTYGPLLGLYCFGLFIKSKTVKDKFVPIICFLSPAVTFLISENSKMLFFGYVFDNELIIINGLITFTGLLLISKNATSETQF, from the coding sequence ATGACGCCCAGCACCATTCTACTATTGATAATCGTTTATTTTGGTATTTTATTTTATATCTCACATACTGTAAGCAAAAAAGACAGCGGAAACGACGCTTTTTTTAAAGCCAATAAAAATTCAAAATGGTATTTAGTTGCCTTTGGAATGATAGGAACCGCTCTTTCAGGAGTGACTTTTATTTCAGTTCCAGGAGAAGTAGGCGCTCCAAGCGGAGAGCAATTCAAGTATTTTCAGTTTGTATTGGGTAATGCTATTGGTTTTATAATTATTGCCAAAGTACTCTTGCCTTTGTATTATCGAATGAATTTGACTTCAATTTATGGCTATATTGAACACCGGCTAGGAATTTATTCTTACAAAACCGCAGCAACAATTTTTCTGATAAGCCGAACAATCGGTTCTTCTTTTCGATTGTATTTGGTTGTAATTGTCTTACAACGGTATGTTTTTGATTTTTATGAAATTCCTTTTGCTGTTACCGTTTTGATTTCGCTGGCACTGATATTTGCCTATACATATCGTGGTGGTTTAAAAACGATAATTATAACTGACACTTTACAAACTTTCTTCTTAGTTTCTTCTGTTTTCTTAACCATTTTCTTTATTTGCAGAAGCTTAAACCTCAATATTTTTCAAGCCTTTGAAGAAGTGAAAAACAGTAATTATTCTAAAGTATTTTTCTTTGAGGATTTTGTATCGAATAAATTTCATTTTGCGAAACAAATTCTGGGTGGAATTTTTGTAACCATTGCTATGGTAGGTTTAGATCAGGATTTAATGCAGAAAAACTTAAGTTGCAAGAATATTGGTGAGGCCCAAAAAAACATGTTTACCTTTACTGGAATATTTGTAGCTATCAATATCTTTTTCCTTAGCGTAGGCGCTTTACTTTATATTTATGCCAATAAAAATGGAATTGAAGTACCATCGGATTTAGTCACTGGAAAACCCAGAACCGATTTACTTTTTCCTGAAATTGCTTTTCACCATTTGGCTTTAATTCCATCCGTTGTTTTCCTGTTGGGATTGACAGCTGCAACCTTTGCCACAACCGATTCAGCCTTAACAGCCCTTACCACTTCATTTTGTGTCGATTTTCTAAGAATGGATAAAGCAGAAAATTTAAATAAACCAAATATAGTCCGAACCAGGCATTTTGTTCATATTGCCTTTTCATTTTTGATGTTTCTGGTCATTATTTTCTTCAATGCTATCAATGACAGTTCTGTAGTAGGAATGATTTTCAGGGCAGCTTCCTATACGTACGGCCCACTTTTAGGATTGTATTGTTTTGGATTGTTTATAAAGTCAAAGACTGTTAAAGATAAATTTGTTCCAATAATTTGTTTCTTATCTCCTGCAGTAACTTTTCTTATTAGCGAAAATTCGAAAATGTTGTTTTTTGGATATGTTTTTGACAATGAACTAATTATAATAAACGGACTAATCACTTTTACAGGATTGTTATTGATCAGCAAGAATGCTACTTCCGAAACACAATTTTAG
- a CDS encoding CoA-binding protein produces the protein MKNKKTLVLGASTKPARYAFMAIEKLVEKGHSVLAIGQNAGEVAGIKIQTKAIPLKNVDTVTLYLNPLRQRDYYNYIVEAQPKRVIFNPGTENPEFYQLLKLNDIKVEVACTLVLLSTNQY, from the coding sequence ATAAAAAATAAAAAAACGTTGGTTCTTGGAGCGTCAACAAAACCGGCTAGATATGCTTTTATGGCAATTGAAAAATTGGTCGAAAAAGGGCATTCTGTTCTTGCGATTGGACAAAATGCTGGAGAAGTAGCTGGGATAAAAATCCAAACTAAGGCTATTCCTTTGAAAAATGTCGATACGGTCACTCTTTATCTAAATCCTTTGCGTCAGCGCGATTATTACAATTATATTGTTGAGGCGCAACCCAAACGTGTTATTTTTAACCCAGGTACTGAGAATCCGGAATTCTATCAATTATTAAAATTAAATGATATAAAAGTTGAAGTAGCCTGTACTTTAGTTTTATTGTCAACAAATCAATATTAG
- a CDS encoding MarC family NAAT transporter, which yields MDLFIYLFAALFSVLNPIGTVPIFVGLTQNDTKQERSRISLWTAINVFAILIISYFIGQYVLIFFGISIDALRIAGGIIIVSSGFSLLSGKFNKKRGINKKIETDAQKRNDIALTPLAIPMLAGPGSISLLIAFYQEHNSTSDIIISSLAILAIAIAIFIILRSAHYLAKILGASGIVAISRIIGFIVIAIGIQYIVSAIINIIKGNLT from the coding sequence ATGGATCTTTTCATCTATCTCTTTGCTGCACTTTTTTCGGTATTAAACCCTATAGGAACTGTCCCCATATTTGTGGGGCTCACACAAAATGACACCAAACAAGAACGTTCCAGAATTTCTTTATGGACGGCAATAAATGTTTTTGCCATCCTGATAATTTCTTATTTTATAGGACAATATGTTTTGATTTTTTTTGGAATTAGCATTGACGCTCTCCGAATAGCTGGGGGAATAATTATTGTTAGCTCTGGATTTTCGTTGCTTTCAGGGAAATTTAATAAAAAAAGAGGGATTAACAAAAAAATAGAAACCGATGCTCAAAAAAGAAATGATATTGCCTTGACTCCACTTGCTATTCCTATGCTTGCAGGACCTGGATCAATTTCTTTACTTATAGCATTTTATCAAGAACACAACTCAACAAGCGATATTATTATATCCTCGTTAGCCATTCTTGCCATAGCCATTGCTATTTTTATTATTCTTAGAAGTGCTCATTATTTAGCAAAAATTCTCGGAGCTTCAGGGATTGTTGCTATTTCTAGAATCATTGGTTTTATTGTAATTGCAATTGGAATTCAATATATTGTAAGTGCAATTATCAACATCATTAAAGGAAATCTAACGTAA
- the ctlX gene encoding citrulline utilization hydrolase CtlX, producing MKQTTNSILMIRPVAFRMNEQTAVNNYYQKVLDGLLPATVNAKAEQEFDAFVTKLRAVGVDVTVVDDTLNPDTPDSIFPNNWISFHENGDVVLYPMFAENRRQERREDILDILENEGFVVNDIMDYTSAEEDGFFLEGTGSLVLDRANSKAYCALSPRADEELFIEFCEDFDYAPVIFEAFQTVNSERKLIYHTNVMMCVGETFAVICSDCIDDKKERKMVLDNLKENGKEIILITEAQMNNFAGNMLEVRGANDKRYLVMSAAAHQSLTPKQIGQLEKHAEILSSSLDTIEACGGGSARCMMAEIFLPRN from the coding sequence ATGAAACAAACAACAAATTCCATATTAATGATTCGTCCGGTTGCATTCCGAATGAATGAACAAACAGCAGTAAATAATTATTACCAAAAAGTATTAGATGGGCTTTTGCCAGCTACGGTAAATGCTAAAGCGGAGCAAGAATTTGATGCTTTTGTGACGAAATTAAGAGCTGTAGGGGTTGATGTTACAGTTGTTGATGATACTTTGAATCCAGATACTCCGGATAGTATTTTTCCAAATAATTGGATTTCCTTTCATGAGAATGGCGATGTGGTGTTGTATCCAATGTTTGCTGAAAATCGTCGCCAGGAACGTCGTGAAGATATTTTAGATATACTAGAAAATGAGGGGTTTGTAGTTAATGATATAATGGATTATACTTCTGCTGAGGAAGATGGCTTTTTCTTAGAAGGAACCGGGAGTTTAGTCTTGGATAGAGCTAATAGCAAAGCATATTGCGCTTTATCTCCCAGAGCTGATGAAGAATTATTTATCGAATTCTGTGAAGATTTTGATTATGCGCCGGTAATTTTTGAAGCTTTTCAAACGGTGAATTCAGAGCGAAAACTGATTTATCATACGAATGTAATGATGTGTGTTGGAGAAACTTTTGCCGTGATTTGTTCGGATTGTATTGATGACAAAAAAGAGCGCAAAATGGTTTTGGATAACCTAAAAGAAAACGGAAAAGAAATTATTCTGATTACAGAAGCTCAAATGAATAATTTTGCAGGAAATATGCTCGAAGTTCGTGGGGCAAATGATAAACGATATTTGGTTATGAGTGCAGCTGCTCATCAAAGTTTAACGCCAAAGCAAATTGGACAACTTGAAAAACATGCTGAAATTTTAAGCTCTAGTTTAGATACTATTGAAGCTTGTGGCGGTGGAAGTGCCAGGTGTATGATGGCGGAGATTTTCTTGCCTAGAAATTAA